In one window of Hevea brasiliensis isolate MT/VB/25A 57/8 chromosome 10, ASM3005281v1, whole genome shotgun sequence DNA:
- the LOC110646034 gene encoding regulator of G-protein signaling 1, with amino-acid sequence MASCAVEGGCATDYIAISIAILSMILLLSRSIFPFLVHKVPRINGSGFWIPLIQIFGSFNLLLSIVMSINILKFKKRHWWQSCYVWAVWFEGPLGFGLLLCCRITQAYQLYYIFVKRQLPLIRSYIFLPLILLPWLAGAALIHVKKPLNTRCHMGTHWVIPAVCLHTSYVASLVGFTGAIRHIEFRFDELKDLWLGILVSASSIGVWVVAYILNEIHDDISWLQVVSRFFLLITASILVLAFFSISSSQPLLSQISLRKREPLQFETMGQALGIPDSGLLMQRDPAPVIDPNEPLDKLLLNKRFRQSFMAFADSCLAGESVHFYNEVHERGKIPIDDTVRRIYMTRHIIEKYIVAGAATEVNISHRTRQEILTTVDLAHPDLFNNAINEVLQLMKMNLAKDYWTSMFFIKFKEEANMRSNDHDLEQMAGWNFSPRLSSVHGTDDPFHQEHLVKGIDSDTKSQEL; translated from the exons ATGGCAAGCTGTGCAGTGGAAGGAGGTTGCGCTACCGATTACATTGCTATTTCCATAGCCATCCTCTCCATGATTTT GCTTCTTTCACGGTCAATTTTTCCCTTTTTGGTCCACAAGGTTCCTCGTATTAATGGCAGTGGGTTCTGGATTCCTCTAATTCAAATTTTTGGCAGCTTCAACCTATTGTTATCAATTGTG ATGTCCATCAATATCCTGAAATTCAAAAAGAGGCATTGGTGGCAATCGTGCTATGTTTGGGCAG TCTGGTTTGAAGGTCCACTGGGATTTGGCTTGCTGCTTTGCTGTCGCATAACACAGGCTTACCAACTGTATTACATATTTGTCAA GAGGCAGTTACCACTAATTAGATCCTATATTTTTCTTCCTCTAATTCTCTTGCCATGGCTTGCTGGGGCTGCAC TTATACATGTGAAGAAGCCACTGAACACCCGATGCCATATGGGAACTCATTGGGTCATTCCTGCTGTGTGCCTTCATACATCCTATGTTGCTTCTTTGGTTGGATTCACAGGGGCAATTCGACATATAGAGTTCAGGTTTGATGAACTCAAAGACCTGTGGCTGGGGATACTTGTCTCAGCATCATCTATTG GAGTATGGGTGGTTGCTTAtattttgaatgaaattcatGATGATATCTCATGGCTTCAAGTTGTCTCCAGATTTTTTCTTCTAATTACT GCAAGTATTCTTGTGCTGGCTTTCTTCTCTATATCAAGTTCACAACCTTTGCTTTCACAAATCAGCTTGAGGAAAAGAGAACCTCTACAATTTGAAACAATGGGCCAGGCTTTGGGAATTCCTGATAGTGGACTACTAATGCAAAGAGATCCAGCTCCAGTCATAGATCCTAATGAACCACTGGACAAGCTTCTTCTGAACAAAAGATTCCGTCAGTCTTTTATGGCTTTTGCTGACAG TTGTTTGGCTGGGGAGAGTGTTCATTTCTATAATGAAGTGCATGAGCGTGGCAAAATCCCAATAGATGACACAGTAAGAAGGATCTATATGACCCGGCATATTATTGAGAAATATATAGTTGCAG GTGCAGCAACAGAGGTGAACATATCTCACCGAACGCGGCAAGAAATATTGACTACAGTTGATCTAGCACAccctgatctctttaataatgcaATAAATGAGGTGCTGCAGCTAATGAAAATG AATTTAGCAAAAGATTACTGGACATCCATGTTTTTCATCAAATTCAAAGAAGAAGCCAATATGAGATCCAATGACCATGACCTGGAACAGATGGCAGGTTGGAACTTCTCTCCTAGATTGAGTTCTGTACATGGCACTGATGATCCATTCCATCAAGAACATCTTGTGAAGGGCATTGATTCAGACACAAAAAGCCAAGAATTGTGA
- the LOC110646038 gene encoding uncharacterized protein LOC110646038, with translation MRKFEFFLLCISLLIVFSSFSVSYGHGQVSGSGSGSGQVSFETSFQGKHSASMSASKQGSASQQGSAGQQGSSSEQSSSGQSSSSQQSASGQQSSSSQQSSSGQQSSSSQSSSGQQSSSGQQSSSGQSSSGQDKKESTAATGQQNLSGQSSSGQQSSSGQDKKESTAAAAGQQSSSDQSSSSQQNSSGQDKKESTAAAAGQQSSSDQSSSSQDKKESTAAAAGQQSSSDQSQQSSSGQDKKESTATAGQQSSSGQDKKESAAASQQSSSGQSSSSQQSSSGQDKKESTIAGEQSSSGQSSSNQQSSSGQDEKESTGQQNEKSSSAQENQKNNQNASQENQSNSSSGQASDKNASSSSQENKNKSKSQNNDGSSQDKGQNTSASDQQNQNNSISTSQQASSSQQTQSSAAASGQANGQTTVSSSQQTQSQGSSASNSSINFQGQFAKVYAFGDAFTDTGNAATMDGFKSFVGKMFGKSDGHRMSNGKLLIDFLCDDLGLPSLQGYKEKSANFAGGANFAIAGSTCLSADAFATNKITHSLMFKAKPESTLTEIDWFNKFLLGVDCKDKDEAQCKAHLANSLFWVGALGLSDYARIFGSSLSAKSLTEASMDHVGKILKAILDRGAKYIVVQGLPPAGCCPLQLQLNPPRDRDNMGCSSGMNALIQAHNDFLQKKLGEIRSQYKDAVIIYADTWNAYKTILVNYKKFQFEEPFKACCGAGGGLLNFDLHSLCGSTGTSVCKNPQSYISWDGIHFTEAMHKQLAELFFKQGFCSPSFDSLIEIKSKSSKAA, from the exons ATGAGgaaatttgagtttttcttactttGTATTTCACTATTGATTGTGTTTTCGTCATTTTCTGTTTCTTATGGTCATGGCCAGGTTTCTGGTTCTGGTTCTGGTTCTGGGCAGGTAAGTTTTGAAACTTCTTTTCAAGGTAAACATAGTGCTTCTATGTCTGCAAGCAAGCAAGGTTCTGCAAGCCAACAAGGTTCTGCAGGCCAACAAGGTTCTTCAAGCGAACAAAGTTCTTCAGGCCAAAGTTCTTCAAGCCAACAAAGTGCTTCAGGCCAACAAAGTTCTTCAAGCCAACAGAGTTCTTCTGGCCAACAGAGTTCTTCAAGCCAGAGTTCTTCAGGCCAACAGAGTTCCTCAGGCCAACAGAGTTCTTCTGGCCAAAGTTCTTCAGGCCAAGACAAAAAAGAAAGTACTGCTGCTACTGGCCAACAAAATTTGTCAGGCCAAAGTTCTTCAGGCCAACAAAGTTCTTCAGGCCAAGACAAAAAGGAAAGTACTGCTGCAGCTGCTGGCCAACAAAGTTCATCAGACCAAAGTTCTTCAAGCCAACAAAATTCTTCAGGCCAAGACAAAAAGGAAAGTACTGCTGCAGCTGCTGGCCAACAAAGTTCATCAGACCAAAGTTCTTCAA GCCAAGACAAAAAGGAAAGTACTGCTGCAGCTGCTGGCCAACAAAGTTCATCAGACCAAAGCCAACAGAGTTCTTCAGGTCAAGACAAAAAGGAAAGTACTGCTACTGCTGGCCAACAAAGTTCGTCAGGCCAAGACAAAAAGGAAAGTGCTGCTGCTAGCCAACAAAGTTCGTCAGGCCAAAGTTCTTCAAGCCAACAAAGTTCTTCAGGCCAAGACAAAAAGGAAAGTACTATTGCTGGCGAACAAAGTTCTTCAGGCCAAAGTTCTTCAAACCAACAAAGTTCTTCAGGCCAAGACGAAAAGGAGAGTACCGGGCAACAAAATGAGAAATCTTCTTCTGCCCAAGAGAACCAGAAAAACAATCAAAATGCTTCCCAAGAAAATCAAAGCAATTCCTCTTCTGGCCAAGCTAGTGATAAAAATGCATCCTCatccagccaagaaaacaaaaataaGTCTAAGTCTCAAAATAACGATGGTTCTAGCCAAGATAAAGGCCAGAACACTTCTGCTTCCGATCaacaaaatcaaaataattccatttcTACCTCCCAACAAGCTTCTTCCAGCCAACAAACTCAAAGTAGTGCTGCTGCTTCTGGCCAAGCTAACGGCCAAACAACTGTTTCTTCCAGCCAACAAACTCAGAGCCAAGGCTCCTCTGCTTCAAATTCAAGTATCAACTTCCAAGGACAGTTTGCAAAAGTTTATGCTTTCGGAGACGCATTTACCGATACTGGAAATGCTGCCACCATGGATGGATTCAAATCCTTTGTTGGTAAAATGTTTGGCAAGTCAGATGGCCATAGAATGAGCAATGGTAAATTGCTTATCGATTTCCTCTGCGACGATCTTGGTTTGCCTTCATTACAAGGATATAAGGAAAAATCGGCTAACTTCGCTGGTGGCGCTAACTTTGCAATAGCAGGATCAACTTGTCTTTCAGCAGATGCCTTTGCTACTAACAAAATTACACATTCTTTAATGTTTAAAGCAAAACCTGAGAGCACCTTGACTGAAATAGATTGGTTCAACAAGTTTCTTCTAGGTGTGGATTGTAAGGATAAGGATGAGGCACAATGCAAAGCTCACTTAGCAAACTCCCTCTTCTGGGTTGGTGCTCTTGGCCTTAGTGATTATGCACGCATATTTGGATCTTCTTTATCTGCTAAATCACTTACAGAAGCATCTATGGATCATGTTGGCAAAATTCTCAAG GCAATTCTGGATAGAGGTGCAAAGTATATTGTGGTTCAAGGACTTCCACCAGCAGGTTGCTGCCCATTACAATTGCAACTGAACCCACCAAGGGATCGCGACAATATGGGATGTTCATCAGGCATGAACGCATTGATACAAGCTCATAATGATTTCCTCCAGAAGAAGTTGGGAGAAATTCGGTCACAGTACAAAGATGCAGTGATCATATATGCAGATACCTGGAATGCATACAAAACAATATTGGTTAACTATAAGAAATTCCAATTTGAAGAGCCCTTCAAGGCATGCTGTGGAGCTGGAGGAGGACTACTCAACTTCGACTTGCATTCTCTTTGTGGATCAACTGGCACCAGTGTCTGTAAGAATCCACAATCCTACATCAGCTGGGATGGGATTCACTTCACTGAAGCTATGCATAAACAACTAGCTGAACTTTTCTTCAAGCAAGGCTTCTGCTCCCCATCGTTTGACAGCTTGATTGAAATCAAGAGTAAGAGTAGTAAAGCTGCTTAG